From Acidobacteriota bacterium, the proteins below share one genomic window:
- a CDS encoding sigma 54-interacting transcriptional regulator yields the protein MHLAELLDFRPDQGVIRLHEQRVVILSAAAMGLLRKELVDTFGADTARRLLLRFGFADGYHDAVNLRGRSHWTSPIDGLHAGATLHTLEGIVRVDVRRIDHDPATGRFEEEVVWHDSYEAEQHLHHYGSSAGPVCWSLAGYSSGFASACLGREIYFRETTCAGQGAGRCAAIGRDADSWGADLPAIRAEFQAADLGQEIERLRDAVSKRLRELDRRERALERRERELDALRARVRREATAKHFVAGSRPMQDVLELAARVAPLDTTVLVCGESGTGKEFIVRLIHDQSPRAGAPFVSVNCAALTETLLESELFGHVRGAFTGAVRDKAGLFEVAGHGTLFLDEIGEIAPTVQAKLLRALQEREIRRVGAERTIKVHARVVAATNRDLRAAVDAGAFREDLYYRLGAFIISLPPLRARREDIPPLVHQFMARTAAKMKKDVRAVSADAMSALMAYRWPGNVRELEHAIERAVILANRPSLGVRDLPPEITQAPRTRAGDETLALDEQERRAIARALERFGGNRRKAAEALKISTVTLWRRMKQYGIASSPER from the coding sequence CTGCACCTCGCCGAGCTCCTGGACTTTCGGCCCGACCAGGGCGTCATCCGCCTGCACGAGCAGCGGGTCGTCATCCTCAGCGCCGCCGCGATGGGGTTGCTGCGCAAGGAGCTCGTGGACACGTTCGGTGCCGACACCGCGCGGCGTCTGCTGCTGCGGTTCGGGTTCGCGGACGGGTACCACGACGCGGTCAACCTGCGCGGCCGGTCGCACTGGACGAGCCCGATCGACGGGTTGCACGCCGGCGCGACGCTTCACACGCTCGAGGGCATCGTTCGCGTCGACGTGCGCCGGATCGATCACGATCCGGCGACGGGCCGCTTCGAGGAGGAGGTCGTCTGGCACGACTCCTACGAGGCCGAACAGCACCTTCATCACTACGGCAGCAGTGCCGGACCGGTCTGCTGGTCGCTCGCCGGGTACTCCAGCGGGTTCGCCAGCGCATGTCTCGGCCGCGAGATCTACTTCCGCGAGACGACGTGTGCCGGCCAGGGCGCCGGGCGATGCGCGGCAATCGGACGTGACGCCGACAGTTGGGGCGCGGACTTGCCGGCGATTCGCGCCGAGTTCCAGGCGGCGGACCTTGGCCAGGAGATCGAGCGCCTGCGCGACGCCGTCAGCAAGCGGCTGCGAGAGCTGGATCGGCGCGAGCGCGCTCTCGAGCGCCGGGAACGCGAGCTCGACGCGTTGCGTGCGCGCGTGCGGCGGGAAGCGACGGCGAAGCACTTCGTCGCCGGAAGCCGGCCGATGCAGGACGTGCTCGAGCTGGCCGCGCGCGTGGCGCCGCTCGACACGACCGTGCTCGTCTGCGGCGAGAGCGGTACCGGGAAGGAATTCATCGTTCGCCTGATCCACGACCAGAGTCCGCGGGCGGGCGCGCCGTTCGTGAGCGTCAACTGCGCCGCGCTGACCGAGACGCTGCTCGAGTCCGAGCTGTTCGGCCACGTGCGGGGTGCGTTCACCGGCGCGGTGCGTGACAAGGCCGGCTTGTTCGAGGTCGCCGGGCACGGCACGCTGTTCCTCGACGAGATCGGCGAGATCGCGCCGACGGTGCAGGCGAAGCTGCTGCGGGCGCTCCAGGAACGCGAGATCCGCCGCGTCGGCGCCGAGCGCACGATCAAGGTACATGCGCGGGTCGTCGCGGCGACCAATCGCGACCTGCGCGCGGCGGTCGACGCCGGAGCGTTCCGCGAGGATCTCTACTACCGGCTCGGGGCGTTCATCATCAGCCTGCCGCCGCTGCGCGCGCGCCGCGAGGACATCCCACCGCTCGTCCACCAGTTCATGGCTCGGACCGCGGCGAAGATGAAGAAAGACGTGCGGGCCGTGTCGGCCGACGCGATGTCGGCGCTCATGGCCTACCGCTGGCCCGGCAACGTGCGCGAGCTGGAGCACGCGATCGAGCGCGCGGTGATCCTGGCGAACCGCCCGAGCCTCGGCGTGCGCGACTTGCCGCCCGAGATCACGCAGGCGCCCCGCACGCGCGCCGGCGACGAGACGCTCGCACTCGACGAGCAGGAACGGCGCGCGATCGCGCGCGCCCTGGAGCGGTTCGGCGGCAACCGCCGCAAGGCCGCCGAGGCGCTGAAGATCAGCACGGTCACGCTCTGGCGAAGGATGAAGCAGTACGGCATCGCCTCGAGCCCAGAACGGTGA
- a CDS encoding Dam family site-specific DNA-(adenine-N6)-methyltransferase gives MAAVVPVRERPPLKWAGGKRWQLPHLRPLWEPHARRRLVEPFCGGLAVALGLAPERALLNDANPNLINFYRWLQRGLVVDVPLENDASVYYRHRARFNALLATGGAETAEAAALFYYLNRTGYNGLCRFNSRGVFNVPFGRYTTISYETDFRPYRDAVGGWTFVCGDLEAVPIERGDFVYADPPYDVEFTAYAAGGFSWDDQQRTAVRLSQHRGPVVLVNQATDRIERLYRTLGFAIRFLDAPRRISCRGDRTPAREVIATRNL, from the coding sequence ATGGCCGCAGTCGTGCCCGTGCGGGAACGGCCGCCGCTGAAGTGGGCCGGCGGCAAGCGGTGGCAACTGCCGCACCTTCGGCCTCTCTGGGAGCCGCACGCGCGGCGCCGCCTGGTCGAGCCGTTCTGCGGCGGGCTCGCGGTCGCGCTCGGGTTGGCGCCGGAGCGCGCCCTCCTGAACGATGCGAACCCGAACCTGATCAACTTCTATCGCTGGTTGCAGCGCGGGCTGGTCGTCGACGTTCCGCTGGAGAACGACGCGAGCGTGTACTACCGTCACCGCGCGCGGTTCAACGCGCTGCTCGCGACCGGTGGCGCCGAGACGGCCGAAGCGGCGGCCCTGTTCTACTACCTCAACCGGACCGGCTACAACGGCCTCTGCCGCTTCAACAGCCGCGGCGTGTTCAACGTCCCGTTCGGCCGCTACACCACCATCAGCTACGAGACGGACTTTCGGCCGTACCGGGACGCCGTCGGAGGCTGGACGTTCGTCTGCGGTGATCTGGAGGCCGTGCCGATCGAACGCGGCGACTTCGTGTATGCCGATCCGCCGTACGACGTCGAGTTCACGGCGTACGCGGCCGGCGGCTTCTCATGGGACGATCAACAACGGACCGCCGTGAGGCTGTCGCAGCATCGCGGCCCGGTCGTGCTCGTCAACCAGGCGACGGACCGCATCGAGCGGCTGTACCGGACGCTCGGCTTCGCGATCCGCTTTCTCGACGCGCCGCGCCGCATCAGTTGCCGCGGCGATCGCACGCCGGCCAGGGAAGTCATCGCCACGCGCAACCTGTAG
- a CDS encoding ATP-dependent DNA ligase yields MPMPEWLEPMAATLTQERFAGPDWIFERKFDGIRLLAWKRGADVRLYSRSRRLQDLPAVARAIARLPVRDVILDGEVTWDGHGAYDVFDVLWLDGELLTGRPLEERRALLGTLRFGPPMRHVAAIDHPQPWELARREGWEGVIAKRRGSLYEHRRSPHWLKMKVEASQEFVVGGFTNPRGARVGLGALLVGYHEGQDLVFAGKIGTGFDTKLLTDLRAELDAIALPSPPFARGKGLPRKAVHWTRPEVVVQVAFIEWTAHGKLRHPRLVGVRRDKPAGDVVRERP; encoded by the coding sequence ATGCCGATGCCGGAGTGGCTGGAACCGATGGCCGCCACGCTCACGCAGGAACGGTTCGCCGGCCCGGACTGGATCTTCGAGCGCAAGTTCGACGGCATCCGGCTGCTGGCCTGGAAGCGCGGCGCCGACGTGCGCCTCTACTCGCGCAGCCGGCGGCTCCAGGATTTGCCGGCCGTGGCGCGCGCGATCGCTCGCCTGCCCGTGCGTGACGTGATCCTCGACGGCGAGGTGACGTGGGACGGTCACGGCGCCTACGACGTGTTCGACGTTCTCTGGCTCGACGGCGAGCTCCTGACCGGGCGACCGCTGGAGGAGCGGCGCGCCCTGCTCGGGACGCTCCGCTTCGGTCCGCCCATGCGACACGTCGCCGCGATCGACCATCCGCAACCCTGGGAGCTCGCGCGGCGTGAGGGGTGGGAAGGCGTGATCGCCAAGCGTCGCGGGTCGCTGTACGAACACCGGCGATCGCCGCACTGGCTGAAGATGAAGGTCGAGGCGTCCCAGGAATTCGTCGTCGGCGGGTTCACCAATCCCCGCGGCGCGCGTGTCGGCCTCGGGGCGCTCCTCGTGGGCTACCACGAAGGTCAGGACCTCGTGTTCGCCGGCAAGATCGGCACCGGGTTCGACACCAAGCTGCTGACCGACCTGCGCGCCGAGCTCGATGCGATCGCGCTGCCGTCGCCGCCGTTCGCGCGAGGCAAAGGCTTGCCTCGGAAAGCGGTCCACTGGACCCGTCCGGAGGTCGTCGTGCAGGTCGCCTTCATCGAGTGGACCGCGCACGGCAAGCTCCGGCATCCGCGGCTCGTCGGCGTGCGTCGCGACAAGCCGGCCGGCGACGTCGTGAGGGAGCGGCCATGA
- a CDS encoding dienelactone hydrolase family protein codes for MCDQDHFDDDRRQFEALGLVTRRQFGAIVAAGVSMVLPAVANAAPVTEADVSVPTPDGTADAYYVHPTDGAAAGVLMWPDIFGLRPAFRQMGKRLAESGYAVLVVNPFYRVQKAPTAPAGAATPIADVRSFAQGLNETTHVTDAKAFIAWLDRQPSVAKNRKIGTQGYCMSGPIAFRTAAAVPERVGAAASFHGGGLVTAGASSPHLQAAKTTAQFLVCIAANDDERAPNEKTALRDTFASAKVTAEIEVYEGAAHGWCPPDSGVYNEPQAEKAWSRLLALYGKALA; via the coding sequence ATGTGCGATCAAGATCATTTCGACGACGACCGGCGCCAGTTCGAAGCGCTGGGGCTCGTCACGCGCCGGCAGTTCGGCGCGATCGTCGCGGCCGGCGTCTCGATGGTGCTTCCCGCGGTCGCCAATGCGGCGCCGGTCACCGAGGCGGACGTCAGCGTGCCGACGCCGGATGGCACGGCCGACGCCTACTACGTGCATCCGACGGACGGCGCGGCGGCCGGCGTGCTGATGTGGCCCGACATCTTCGGCCTGCGGCCCGCCTTTCGGCAGATGGGCAAGCGTCTCGCCGAGTCCGGTTACGCGGTCCTCGTCGTCAACCCGTTCTATCGCGTGCAGAAGGCGCCCACGGCGCCGGCCGGCGCCGCGACGCCGATTGCCGACGTGCGGAGCTTCGCGCAGGGCCTGAACGAGACGACGCACGTGACGGATGCCAAAGCGTTCATCGCGTGGCTCGATCGGCAGCCATCGGTCGCGAAGAATCGAAAGATTGGCACGCAGGGCTACTGCATGAGCGGCCCGATCGCGTTCCGCACGGCGGCGGCCGTACCCGAGCGCGTCGGCGCGGCCGCGTCGTTCCACGGCGGTGGGCTCGTCACCGCAGGTGCGAGCAGCCCGCACCTGCAGGCAGCGAAGACGACGGCCCAGTTCCTGGTCTGCATCGCCGCCAACGACGACGAGCGCGCGCCGAACGAGAAGACGGCGCTGCGCGACACCTTCGCGAGCGCGAAGGTGACGGCCGAGATCGAGGTGTACGAAGGCGCCGCCCACGGCTGGTGCCCACCCGACTCCGGCGTGTACAACGAGCCACAGGCCGAGAAAGCCTGGAGCCGGCTGCTCGCGCTCTACGGCAAGGCGCTCGCCTGA
- a CDS encoding DUF1080 domain-containing protein: MKRLLFACIISAIATPLAAQGAWTTLFNGKDFTGWTIGGGQANGFGSTARAAGAGNRAGGAAPAAAPAAPLSTNPADRGWAIDNGVITSAPVTGGGRGGTLSTVGKFHDFELEVDYKLDEAPNVECTARLGEKINARSGQMATEQNLSKDAACLANSGIYFRSGYQLNLGRREAGEYIGVVMHRVIPNESIRGNVDWLSTGDCGGKNRQYLQDCSQFPEIRHKNDWNHLRIVFKGDRLQIWLNDKQITDVTDKPMQGEESWAQPAPISFQPFGESGGFSGKVQYRNVRIRTL, from the coding sequence ATGAAACGTCTACTGTTCGCATGCATCATCTCGGCGATCGCGACGCCGCTCGCCGCCCAGGGCGCCTGGACGACGCTGTTCAACGGCAAGGATTTCACGGGCTGGACGATTGGCGGCGGCCAGGCCAACGGGTTCGGCAGCACGGCACGCGCAGCCGGCGCGGGTAATCGCGCGGGCGGGGCGGCACCGGCCGCCGCACCGGCAGCACCGCTGTCCACCAATCCCGCCGATCGCGGTTGGGCGATCGACAACGGCGTCATCACGAGCGCGCCGGTCACGGGCGGCGGCCGCGGCGGCACGCTCTCGACGGTGGGCAAGTTCCACGACTTCGAGCTTGAAGTGGACTACAAGCTCGACGAAGCGCCGAACGTCGAGTGCACCGCGCGGCTCGGCGAGAAGATCAACGCGCGATCCGGGCAGATGGCCACCGAGCAGAACCTCAGCAAGGACGCGGCGTGTCTCGCCAACAGCGGCATCTACTTCCGCAGCGGCTACCAGCTCAACCTCGGGCGCCGCGAAGCCGGCGAGTACATCGGCGTCGTCATGCACCGCGTGATTCCGAACGAGTCGATCCGCGGCAACGTCGATTGGCTCTCGACCGGCGACTGCGGCGGCAAGAACCGCCAGTACCTTCAGGACTGCAGCCAGTTCCCCGAGATCCGCCACAAGAACGACTGGAATCACCTGCGGATCGTGTTCAAGGGCGACCGCCTCCAGATCTGGCTCAACGACAAGCAGATCACCGACGTGACCGACAAGCCCATGCAGGGCGAGGAGAGCTGGGCGCAGCCGGCGCCCATTTCGTTCCAGCCGTTCGGCGAGAGCGGCGGGTTCAGCGGGAAGGTCCAGTACCGGAACGTCCGGATCCGCACGCTGTAG
- a CDS encoding cation-translocating P-type ATPase — protein MPTAASEPPASSIAYRQQIDDVVASLSTDRDRGLSDEEARARLDRDGRNELAAERPTPAWRRFLAQFQDVLVVLLLAATAVSTVLWVYERDAALPYEALAILAVVILNATMSYVQETRAEAAVAALRAMSAATATVVRGGERRTIPAAEIVAGDLILVEEGDTLPADARLIESAVLQTMEAALTGESLPVTKQTAAIADEVPIGDRENMLFAGTAATYGHGRAIVTATGMRTEMGRIAGLLETTTRDTTPLQHELDRTGKLLGLVVVVIAAVMIVTIVLVEDVRAAGPLFDVLILGVALAVAAVPEGLPAVVTAVLSLGVQRMAHRHAIVRRLAAVETLGSASVIASDKTGTLTKNEMTVRVIVTASGRVTFEGSGYAPSGEVRRDNGSPIAGPLKIELERALSAANRANNATLQEREGRWTVQGDPTEGALLVAARKAGLNATALDERLPRVGEVPFSSARKLMSTLHRDTEHDDRGVVFTKGAPDVLLERCSHELVGDDRRPLTPERRAAILAANDALAGDALRTLAVASRGISGNALAEHAARPDDRMERDLVFRGLIGILDPPRPEARSAVARARGAGIRPLMITGDHPRTAAVIAQELGIAADGRVITGAELDALSAEDAARTVAEVSVYARVNPEHKLRIIDALRRTGAIVAMTGDGVNDAPALKKADIGIAMGITGTSVSREAADMVLADDNFASIVAAVEEGRTIFANIRKFLRYLLSSNIGEVMTMFFGVLLARHIGLHAEGDALVLPLLATQILWINLVTDGPPALALGLDPADDGVMDQAPRPAGEPVITSRMWRGIAFVGAIMAVGTLLVLDASLPGGLIAGNGTVAYAQTMAFTTLMLFQIFNVLNARSDERSAFVHLFVNRWLWIAIAGSVALQVLVVYAPFLQRAFGTVPLTGADWIACLGVASTVLWLEEASKLVSRIAARTR, from the coding sequence GTGCCCACCGCCGCGAGCGAGCCGCCAGCTTCGAGTATTGCGTACCGCCAACAGATCGATGACGTCGTCGCCTCGCTGAGCACGGATCGCGACCGCGGGCTCTCCGACGAAGAGGCGCGCGCGCGGCTCGATCGCGACGGGCGCAACGAGCTGGCCGCCGAGCGGCCCACGCCCGCGTGGCGCCGCTTCCTCGCCCAGTTCCAGGATGTCCTCGTCGTGCTGCTGCTCGCCGCGACCGCGGTGTCGACGGTGCTCTGGGTCTACGAGCGCGATGCCGCCCTCCCCTACGAGGCGCTGGCGATCCTGGCCGTCGTCATCCTCAACGCCACGATGAGCTACGTTCAGGAGACCCGCGCGGAAGCCGCGGTCGCGGCGTTACGGGCCATGTCGGCGGCGACCGCCACGGTCGTGCGCGGCGGCGAACGGCGCACCATCCCGGCGGCGGAGATCGTGGCCGGCGACCTGATTCTCGTCGAGGAGGGAGACACGCTCCCTGCCGATGCCAGGCTCATCGAGTCCGCCGTCCTTCAGACGATGGAAGCCGCGTTGACCGGCGAGAGCCTGCCGGTGACGAAGCAGACCGCGGCGATCGCCGACGAGGTTCCGATCGGCGACCGCGAGAACATGCTCTTCGCCGGCACCGCGGCCACCTACGGCCACGGCCGCGCGATCGTGACGGCCACGGGCATGCGCACCGAGATGGGCCGTATCGCCGGCCTGCTCGAGACCACGACGCGCGACACCACGCCGCTGCAGCACGAGCTCGATCGCACCGGCAAGCTCCTCGGCCTGGTCGTCGTGGTCATCGCCGCCGTGATGATCGTGACGATCGTCCTCGTCGAGGACGTGCGTGCGGCCGGTCCGCTGTTCGACGTCCTGATCCTCGGCGTCGCACTCGCCGTGGCGGCCGTGCCGGAAGGGCTGCCCGCCGTCGTGACGGCCGTGCTGTCGCTCGGCGTCCAGCGAATGGCGCACCGCCATGCCATCGTCCGCCGCCTCGCGGCCGTCGAGACGCTCGGGTCGGCCAGCGTGATCGCGTCGGACAAGACCGGCACGCTGACGAAGAACGAGATGACCGTCAGAGTCATCGTCACGGCCAGCGGGCGCGTGACGTTCGAGGGGTCCGGCTACGCGCCATCCGGCGAGGTGCGGCGCGACAACGGCAGCCCGATCGCCGGCCCGCTGAAGATCGAGCTGGAGCGCGCGCTCTCGGCGGCGAACCGCGCGAACAACGCCACCCTGCAGGAGCGCGAGGGGCGCTGGACGGTGCAGGGCGATCCGACGGAAGGCGCGCTGCTCGTGGCGGCGCGCAAGGCGGGGTTGAACGCCACGGCGCTCGATGAGCGGCTGCCCCGCGTCGGCGAGGTGCCGTTCTCGTCGGCGCGCAAGCTGATGAGCACGCTGCACCGCGACACCGAGCACGACGACCGCGGCGTCGTGTTCACGAAGGGCGCGCCGGACGTGCTGCTCGAGCGCTGCAGCCACGAGCTCGTGGGCGACGATCGGCGGCCGCTCACGCCCGAGCGCCGAGCCGCGATTCTTGCGGCCAACGACGCGCTGGCCGGCGACGCGCTGCGGACGCTCGCCGTCGCCAGCCGCGGGATCAGCGGCAACGCGCTCGCCGAGCACGCCGCGCGGCCAGACGATCGCATGGAACGAGACCTCGTGTTCCGCGGCCTGATCGGCATCCTGGATCCCCCGCGGCCGGAAGCCAGGTCGGCCGTGGCGCGCGCCCGGGGCGCCGGCATCCGGCCCCTCATGATCACCGGCGACCATCCGCGAACCGCCGCGGTCATCGCGCAGGAGCTGGGGATCGCGGCCGACGGGCGCGTCATCACGGGTGCGGAGCTGGACGCGCTCTCTGCCGAGGACGCGGCGCGCACCGTCGCCGAGGTCTCCGTGTACGCGCGGGTGAACCCCGAGCACAAGCTGCGGATCATCGACGCGCTGCGCCGCACCGGCGCGATCGTCGCGATGACGGGCGACGGCGTGAACGACGCCCCGGCCTTGAAGAAGGCCGACATCGGGATCGCGATGGGGATCACCGGCACGTCCGTGTCCAGGGAAGCCGCCGACATGGTGCTCGCCGACGACAACTTCGCATCGATCGTCGCCGCCGTCGAGGAAGGCCGCACGATCTTCGCCAACATCCGGAAGTTCCTGCGCTACCTGCTGTCGTCGAACATCGGCGAAGTGATGACGATGTTCTTCGGCGTGCTGCTCGCGCGCCACATCGGCCTCCACGCCGAGGGCGACGCGCTCGTGCTGCCGCTGCTGGCGACGCAGATCCTGTGGATCAACCTCGTGACCGACGGGCCGCCGGCGCTGGCGCTCGGCCTCGACCCGGCCGACGACGGCGTGATGGATCAGGCGCCGCGGCCCGCTGGCGAGCCGGTCATCACATCCCGGATGTGGCGAGGGATCGCGTTCGTCGGCGCCATCATGGCCGTCGGCACGCTGCTCGTGCTGGATGCGTCGCTGCCCGGCGGCCTCATCGCCGGCAACGGCACCGTCGCGTACGCGCAGACGATGGCGTTCACGACGCTGATGCTGTTCCAGATCTTCAACGTCCTCAACGCCCGATCGGACGAACGCAGCGCCTTCGTGCACCTCTTCGTCAACCGATGGCTCTGGATCGCGATCGCCGGATCGGTGGCGCTGCAGGTCCTGGTCGTGTACGCGCCGTTCCTCCAGCGCGCCTTCGGGACGGTCCCGTTGACCGGCGCCGACTGGATCGCGTGTCTCGGCGTCGCCAGCACCGTCCTGTGGCTGGAGGAAGCGAGCAAGCTCGTCAGCCGGATTGCCGCACGGACGAGATGA
- a CDS encoding transposase, giving the protein MLQQQARFDDFVTRYNTDRPHEALGMKVPADLDARSLRVYRGLEELTNPFHDQTILVIGCGRTSSTGGR; this is encoded by the coding sequence GTGCTCCAGCAGCAGGCCCGCTTCGACGACTTCGTCACCCGTTACAATACGGACCGGCCGCACGAAGCGCTCGGGATGAAAGTGCCGGCGGACCTCGACGCCCGCTCCCTCCGCGTCTATCGCGGCCTCGAGGAGCTGACGAACCCCTTTCACGATCAAACGATCCTCGTGATCGGCTGCGGCCGCACCTCTTCCACGGGCGGAAGGTGA
- a CDS encoding RidA family protein, whose translation MDARSRRRFVNSMMAATAAAMSGTMVFGADGAQQANVPAGGRGRAGGPARPPRPRPAGIAWISGQGIGQTPGPNTWDLKDHTRRTMDNVKAAVERLGGTMDDFLYMQVFYCLHLDDGTPMPAGSAAFAAYQKGYEDLNSVYNTYWQDTKYGAPPRSCFALTWIPGNSLIEIVGAACIPSTATPA comes from the coding sequence ATGGATGCCAGGAGCCGGCGCCGATTCGTGAACAGCATGATGGCGGCCACCGCCGCGGCCATGAGCGGGACGATGGTCTTCGGCGCGGACGGCGCGCAGCAGGCGAACGTGCCGGCCGGTGGCCGCGGCAGGGCCGGCGGCCCTGCCCGTCCTCCGCGGCCGCGACCCGCCGGCATCGCGTGGATCTCGGGACAGGGCATCGGACAGACGCCCGGACCCAACACCTGGGATCTGAAGGATCACACCCGCCGGACGATGGACAACGTCAAAGCCGCCGTCGAGCGCCTGGGCGGGACGATGGACGATTTCTTGTACATGCAGGTGTTCTATTGCCTGCACCTCGACGATGGGACGCCCATGCCGGCCGGCAGCGCAGCGTTCGCCGCGTACCAGAAGGGGTACGAGGATCTCAACAGCGTCTACAACACCTACTGGCAGGACACGAAGTACGGCGCGCCGCCGCGCTCGTGCTTCGCGCTGACGTGGATTCCGGGCAACTCGCTCATCGAGATCGTCGGCGCCGCGTGTATTCCGTCGACCGCGACGCCGGCGTGA
- the ligD gene encoding non-homologous end-joining DNA ligase, which produces MITHPDKVLFPDDGITKGELAAYYETIAPVMLPHLRGRPVTMERYPAGIGAKGFWQKDVSKGAPPWLERVEVPKKGGVVHHPIVTDVRSLLWLTNQNTITQHVWASRTPHLDRPDLCIFDLDPPDDDVDNVRAAAIGLRDLLAELGLPSWIKTSGSKGFHIVVPLDGKAAIGVVERFAHGVGALFVRLAPDRLTQEFSKADRRGRIYVDTGRNGYGATFAAAYTVRARPGAPVSAPCTWREVERGSVMPRTFTLRTMAGRIRDAGDVWDDLRRRRRSLQRAMARLERWRR; this is translated from the coding sequence ATGATCACGCATCCCGACAAAGTGCTCTTCCCGGACGATGGCATCACGAAGGGAGAACTGGCTGCGTACTACGAGACGATCGCGCCGGTGATGCTGCCGCACCTTCGCGGGCGGCCCGTCACGATGGAACGGTATCCGGCCGGCATCGGGGCGAAAGGCTTCTGGCAGAAGGACGTGTCGAAGGGCGCCCCGCCGTGGCTCGAGCGCGTCGAGGTTCCGAAGAAGGGCGGCGTCGTCCATCATCCAATCGTCACGGACGTGCGGTCGCTGCTCTGGCTGACGAACCAGAACACCATCACCCAGCACGTGTGGGCGTCGCGAACACCGCACCTCGATCGGCCCGACCTCTGCATCTTCGACCTCGATCCGCCGGACGACGATGTCGACAACGTGCGGGCGGCGGCGATCGGGCTGCGGGATCTGCTGGCGGAGCTCGGGCTGCCGTCGTGGATCAAGACGTCCGGCTCCAAAGGCTTCCACATCGTCGTGCCGCTCGACGGCAAGGCGGCGATCGGCGTGGTCGAGCGCTTTGCACACGGCGTGGGCGCGCTGTTCGTGCGGCTCGCGCCGGATCGGCTGACGCAGGAGTTCAGCAAGGCGGACCGGCGCGGCCGGATCTACGTCGATACCGGCCGCAACGGGTACGGCGCGACGTTCGCGGCCGCCTACACGGTGCGGGCGAGACCGGGCGCGCCGGTGTCGGCACCCTGCACGTGGCGCGAAGTCGAGCGCGGCAGCGTCATGCCGCGCACGTTCACGCTCCGCACGATGGCCGGGCGCATTCGCGACGCGGGCGACGTGTGGGACGATCTGCGGCGGCGCCGGCGCTCGCTCCAGCGTGCAATGGCGCGACTCGAGCGATGGCGACGCTGA